The Epinephelus lanceolatus isolate andai-2023 chromosome 8, ASM4190304v1, whole genome shotgun sequence genome includes a window with the following:
- the rpl32 gene encoding large ribosomal subunit protein eL32, with translation MAALRPLTKPKIVKKRTKKFIRHQSDRYVKIAKNWRKPRGIDNRVRRRFKGQMLMPNIGYGSNKKTKYMLPTGFKKFLVHNVKELEVLMMSNKTHCAEIAHNVSSKNRKLIVERAAQLAIKITNPNARLRSEENE, from the exons ATGGCAGCCCTCAGGCCCCTCACTAAGCCCAAGATTGTCAAAAAGAGAACCAAGAAGTTCATTCGACATCAGTCTGACCGATATGTCAAGATTGCG AAAAACTGGCGTAAGCCCAGAGGTATTGACAACAGGGTCCGCAGGCGGTTCAAGGGCCAGATGCTGATGCCCAACATCGGTTATGGTAGCAACAAGAAGACCAAGTACATGCTGCCCACTGGCTTCAAGAAGTTCCTGGTGCACAATGTCAAGGAGCTCGAGGTCCTGATGATGAGTAACAA GACTCACTGTGCTGAGATCGCCCACAACGTCTCCTCCAAGAACAGGAAGTTGATCGTGGAGAGGGCAGCTCAGTTGGCCATCAAGATCACCAACCCCAACGCCAGGCTCAGGAGCGAGGAGAACGAATAA
- the ssuh2rs1 gene encoding protein SSUH2 homolog isoform X1 — protein MEYQPINEPNRSYGIANPGYIPAATGPRAMIAPPAADSQQGPSAPPASMFDSMPGYEGTVAGGGGYLPPPMPAFPAPQPAPSPEQPNWNIPSITEDTAREALLLYASSKCCYSKAPAKDGVITGMDAFNTYRYRLETFTESRSTEWSHEPYKGQPVDAYVQPPPGPWDIPAKTPTFFADDKQIIKVPYTSSTKPCHGCVGMGRKPCKDCAGAGNKVCWVCNGSGYRHGDDRCHHCSGRGRENCSHCHGQGSKQCETCHGKQQLLVYIKLTVKWTTNSDNYVVEQSSGLQIDNLSKVSGKELFKDSQYLVYPVMGFPDPSVVNAAQRLVSEHQGKFSQTSRILQQRQTIELIPVTKVTYSWKGNSHIYFVYGNEFKVNADNYPATCCCTIL, from the exons ATGGAGTACCAGCCTATAAA CGAGCCCAACAGATCATACGGTATAGCCAATCCGGGTTATATACCAGCAGCAACGGGACCACGCG CAATGATCGCCCCACCCGCAGCAGACTCCCAGCAGGGCCCCAGCGCTCCTCCGGCCAGCATGTTTGACAGCATGCCTGGCTATGAAGGAACAGTGGCAGGAGGAG GTGGATATCTGCCCCCTCCGATGCCTGCTTTCCCAGCTCCTCAGCCTGCACCTAGTCCTGAACAACCAAATTGGAA TATCCCATCTATAACTGAAGACACTGCCCGGGAGGCACTTCTCCTGTATGCCTCCAGCAAGTGCTGCTACAGCAAAGCACCAGCAAAGGATGGTGTGATCACCGGCATGGATGCGTTCAATACCTACAGG TACCGCCTGGAAACCTTTACTGAATCAAGATCTACAGAGTGGAGTCACGAGCCATACAAAG GTCAGCCAGTGGATGCCTATGTCCAACCACCTCCAGGTCCTTGGGACATTCCTGCTAAAACCCCCACTTTTTTTGCGGATGACAAACAGATCATAAAGGTTCCCTACACATCGTCCACGAAG cCCTGCCACGGGTGTGTGGGAATGGGGCGAAAACCTTGCAAAGACTGCGCCGGTGCTGGTAAT AAAGTTTGTTGGGTGTGCAATGGATCTGGTTACCGCCACGGAGATGACCGATGCCACCACTGCAgtggcagagggagagaaaa TTGCAGCCACTGTCACGGGCAAGGATCGAAGCAATGTGAGACATGTCATGGAAAACAGCAGCTTCTGGTCTACATCAAGCTCACCGTGAAATG GACCACCAACTCTGACAACTATGTTGTGGAACAGTCGAGTGGACTGCAGATAGACAACCTCAGCAAGGTGTCTGGCAAGGAGCTTTTCAAGGACTCCCAGTACCTG GTATACCCTGTGATGGGCTTCCCAGACCCTTCAGTGGTGAATGCTGCACAGCGCCTTGTCAGTGAACATCAGGGCAAATTCTCCCAGACGTCACGCATTCTACAACAG CGTCAAACCATAGAGCTGATCCCTGTCACCAAGGTGACCTACTCGTGGAAAGGGAACTCACACATTTACTTTGTTTACGGAAATGAGTTCAAAGTTAATGCTGACAACTATCCTGCTACCTGTTGCTGTACAATACTGTAA
- the ssuh2rs1 gene encoding protein SSUH2 homolog isoform X2, giving the protein MDNNTEGHAMIAPPAADSQQGPSAPPASMFDSMPGYEGTVAGGGGYLPPPMPAFPAPQPAPSPEQPNWNIPSITEDTAREALLLYASSKCCYSKAPAKDGVITGMDAFNTYRYRLETFTESRSTEWSHEPYKGQPVDAYVQPPPGPWDIPAKTPTFFADDKQIIKVPYTSSTKPCHGCVGMGRKPCKDCAGAGNKVCWVCNGSGYRHGDDRCHHCSGRGRENCSHCHGQGSKQCETCHGKQQLLVYIKLTVKWTTNSDNYVVEQSSGLQIDNLSKVSGKELFKDSQYLVYPVMGFPDPSVVNAAQRLVSEHQGKFSQTSRILQQRQTIELIPVTKVTYSWKGNSHIYFVYGNEFKVNADNYPATCCCTIL; this is encoded by the exons ATGGATAATAACACGGAAGGGCACG CAATGATCGCCCCACCCGCAGCAGACTCCCAGCAGGGCCCCAGCGCTCCTCCGGCCAGCATGTTTGACAGCATGCCTGGCTATGAAGGAACAGTGGCAGGAGGAG GTGGATATCTGCCCCCTCCGATGCCTGCTTTCCCAGCTCCTCAGCCTGCACCTAGTCCTGAACAACCAAATTGGAA TATCCCATCTATAACTGAAGACACTGCCCGGGAGGCACTTCTCCTGTATGCCTCCAGCAAGTGCTGCTACAGCAAAGCACCAGCAAAGGATGGTGTGATCACCGGCATGGATGCGTTCAATACCTACAGG TACCGCCTGGAAACCTTTACTGAATCAAGATCTACAGAGTGGAGTCACGAGCCATACAAAG GTCAGCCAGTGGATGCCTATGTCCAACCACCTCCAGGTCCTTGGGACATTCCTGCTAAAACCCCCACTTTTTTTGCGGATGACAAACAGATCATAAAGGTTCCCTACACATCGTCCACGAAG cCCTGCCACGGGTGTGTGGGAATGGGGCGAAAACCTTGCAAAGACTGCGCCGGTGCTGGTAAT AAAGTTTGTTGGGTGTGCAATGGATCTGGTTACCGCCACGGAGATGACCGATGCCACCACTGCAgtggcagagggagagaaaa TTGCAGCCACTGTCACGGGCAAGGATCGAAGCAATGTGAGACATGTCATGGAAAACAGCAGCTTCTGGTCTACATCAAGCTCACCGTGAAATG GACCACCAACTCTGACAACTATGTTGTGGAACAGTCGAGTGGACTGCAGATAGACAACCTCAGCAAGGTGTCTGGCAAGGAGCTTTTCAAGGACTCCCAGTACCTG GTATACCCTGTGATGGGCTTCCCAGACCCTTCAGTGGTGAATGCTGCACAGCGCCTTGTCAGTGAACATCAGGGCAAATTCTCCCAGACGTCACGCATTCTACAACAG CGTCAAACCATAGAGCTGATCCCTGTCACCAAGGTGACCTACTCGTGGAAAGGGAACTCACACATTTACTTTGTTTACGGAAATGAGTTCAAAGTTAATGCTGACAACTATCCTGCTACCTGTTGCTGTACAATACTGTAA
- the dcaf1 gene encoding ddb1 and cul4 associated factor 1, whose translation MASASASVDSKAELTALLEQWEREQQGSTQELVNILTKISERVEKETEEYHKADPDPFDDRHPGRADPECVLGHLLKILFKNDDFMNTLVNSYVMTSREFSLNAAACRLLQNIMPGLETAVVFQEKEGIVERLFKWAQEAEQPLRIYATGLLAGAMENQDIAANYREENSVLVPLMLHRLRELQDKDAENKREIKRPSPRKTLSEPLLPLDEETVDGGFEEKPFTPGRNGAEREGAGPEEDGEIPFSTIEPENELSFRLNSPHKTSSRTNSAVKTMMKPMSAPGSLAHQGMSDGSSYLKRRVDRESGRITKQKLNFSLPEPERTFSELSNSSWSEMSPWVIGNNYHLYPLTPEIEQRLILQYLTPLGEYQELLAVFMQMGARELLMHYMDLKQTNDVQLTFEALKYLASLLLHKKFAAEFVAHGGVQKLLEIPRPSMAATGVSLCLYYLAYNQDAMERVCMLPHSILSDVVGYTLWLLECSHASGCCHATMFFSISFSFRAVLELFDRQDGLRRLVNLISTLEILNPEDQGALLSDDEIFSSRQTAKHTCMALRRYFEAHLAIKVEQVKQSLQRTEGGAPIHSQPYYKAVSYSREQVVEMMEFLIEYGPLRLYWEPAEVFHKLSCVQLLLQLISIACDWRTYYGRSDTVRYALDILSILTVVPKTQLLLSEAVAVLDEGGSTVSTVGMSIVLAVAEGEVFVNDAEIQKSALQVVINCVCAPDKRMSSIGKFIAGTPRRRLPQQTKASESVLTKMWNVVQSNNGIKVLLSLLTVKMPITDADQIRALACKALVGLSRSSSVRQIISKLPLFSSGHIQQLMKEPVLQDKRSEHVKFCKFAAELIERISGKPLLIGTDVSLAWLQRASVVAQSRISFPEKELLLLIRNHLVAKGLHDTATTLTKEADLPMACLSHSAHSTSAFAPVAPPPPASPVATLPRTPRLANGVGSRLGSHPSHPSTPGSTNPQTRPSTSQPAVCPSTAFPSTSVPPCNNGSPLIGRIIFSRERQTGCGTVSCKKPRVLRQKSDHGAFSQSPAMKKQFDRHLPSPPALDSIITEYLREQHARCKNPVATCPPFSLFTPHQCPEPKQRRQAPINFTSRHTRRVIYPKYGGVDGGCFDRHLIFSRFRPISVFREADEDESGFMCCAFSARERFLMLGTCTGQLKLYNVFTGQEEASYSCHSSAITHLEPSRDGSLLLTSASWSYPLSALWGMKSVFIMKHSFLGDHYVEFSKLSQDRVIGTKEHVARIYDIQTGQVTLTLNNPDLANNYKRNCATFNPTDDLVLNDGVLWDVRTAQAIHKFDKFNMNISGVFHPNGLEVIVNTEIWDLRTFHLLHTVPALDQCRIVFNNNGTVIYGAMLQADDEDDMMEMQMKSPFGSSFRTFNATDYKPIATIDVKRNIFDLCTDTKDCYLAVIENQDSVNTDTVCRLYEVGRQRLAEEEEEDEEDQEDDDQEEDDDDDEDSDDDVDTDPLIAELENENGGEDEDDEEEDDGNDEFSPSDEEVARLLEDDVDVGDDDDEDDNDEDDSDNDDVDLDGDNDSSDNSDLEDDIILSLNE comes from the exons ATGGCGTCGGCATCTGCCAGTGTGGACTCCAAGGCAGAGCTGACTGCTCTACTGGAACAGTGGGAGAGGGAGCAACAAGGCAGCACACAGGAGCTGGTGAACATCCTCACTAA AATTTCAGAGCGTgttgagaaagagacagaagagtACCACAAAGCGGATCCAGACCCCTTTGATGATCGACACCCTG GGAGAGCTGATCCAGAGTGTGTGTTAGGGCACCTGCTCAAGATCCTGTTCAAGAATGATGACTTTATGAACACA CTGGTGAATAGCTATGTAATGACCAGCCGAGAATTTTCCCTCAATGCAGCAGCTTGTCGCCTGCTTCAGAACATCATGCCTGGATTGGAGACGGCTGTTGTCTTTCAGGAAAAG GAGGGCATAGTTGAAAGGCTGTTTAAGTGGGCTCAGGAGGCCGAGCAGCCCCTCAGGATCTATGCCACTGGCTTGTTGGCCGGTGCTATGGAGAACCAGGACATTGCAGCCAACTACAGGGAGGAAAACTCAGTTTTG GTGCCTTTGATGCTGCATCGGTTGCGTGAGCTTCAGGATAAGGATGCGGAGAATAAAAGGGAAATCAAACGGCCCAGTCCCAGGAAGACTTTGAGTGAGCCCTTGCTACCTTTGGATGAGGAGACTGTTGACGGAGGCTTTGAAGAGAAGCCCTTTACACCGGGGAGGAACGGGGCTGAGAGGGAGGGGGCGGGGCCGGAGGAGGATGGCGAAATTCCCTTCTCAACCATCGAGCCTGAAAACGAGCTCTCGTTCCGACTGAACTCCCCTCATAAGACGAGCAGCCGCACCAACTCGGCTGTTAAAACCATGATGAAGCCCATGTCTGCCCCAGGTTCACTAGCACATCAAGGCATGTCTGATGGCAGCAGTTACCTGAAAAGAAGGGTGGACAGGGAGAGCGGCAGGATCACAAAACAGAAGCTAAATTTCTCTTTGCCAGAGCCAGAAAGGACCTTCAGCGAGCTTTCCAACAGCAGCTGGTCTGAGATGAGCCCCTGGGTGATTGGCAACAACTATCATCTGTACCCTCTGACCCCAGAGATCGAGCAGAGACTCATCCTGCAATATCTCACGCCTCTGGGAGAGTATCAGGAG CTACTGGCAGTGTTCATGCAGATGGGAGCTCGTGAGCTCCTCATGCATTACATGGATCTAAAGCAGACCAATGACGTGCAGCTCACCTTTGAGGCTCTCAAG TACCTCGCCTCATTGCTGCTGCACAAGAAGTTTGCTGCAGAGTTTGTGGCTCATGGAGGAGTTCAGAAGTTGCTGGAAATCCCCAGGCCATCCATGGCTGCTACTGGAGTGTCTCTGTGCCTCTACTACCTTGCCTATAACCAGGACGCCATGGAAAGG GTGTGCATGTTGCCCCACTCCATCCTGTCAGATGTGGTTGGTTACACGCTGTGGCTGCTGGAATGCTCACATGCGTCCGGCTGCTGCCACGCCACCATGTTCTTCTCCATCTCCTTCTCCTTCCGTGCCGTCCTGGAGCTCTTCGACAGGCAGGACGGGCTCCGACGCCTCGTCAATCTG ATTAGCACATTGGAGATCCTGAACCCTGAGGACCAAGGAGCGCTGCTGAGTGATGATGAGATTTTCTCCAGCAGGCAGACGGCCAAGCACACCTGCATGGCCCTACGCAGGTACTTTGAGGCCCATCTGGCAATAAAGGTGGAGCAGGTGAAGCAATCCTTACAGCGCACAGAGGGAGGTGCCCCCATTCACTCCCAGCCGTACTACAAG GCGGTCAGCTACAGTCGTGAGCAGGTGGTGGAAATGATGGAATTTCTGATAGAGTATGGTCCACTCAGACTGTACTGGGAACCAGCGGAGGTCTTTCACAAGCTGTCATgtgtccagctcctcctgcagctcattTCCATTGCCTGTGACTGGAGGACCTACTATGGCAG GAGCGATACAGTGCGTTATGCCCTGGACATCCTGAGCATCCTCACAGTTGTTCCAAAGACCCAGCTGTTGTTGTCTGAGGCTGTTGCTGTGCTCGATGAGGGGGGATCCACTGTTTCCACTGTTG GAATGAGTATAGTCCTGGCAGTGGCAGAGGGAGAGGTGTTTGTAAATGATGCCGAGATTCAGAAGTCAGCTCTGCAGGTCGTCATCAACTGCGTATGTGCTCCAGACAAGCGCATGTCCAGCATTGGCAAGTTCATCGCAGGCACCCCCCGTCGCCGCCTGCCTCAGCAGACCAAAGCCAGCGAGAGTGTGCTCACCAAGATGTGGAATGTGGTGCAGTCCAACAATGGCATCAAG GTGCTGCTGTCCCTGCTGACGGTGAAGATGCCCATTACAGATGCAGATCAGATCCGAGCTCTGGCCTGCAAGGCTCTGGTGGGTCTGTCTCGCTCCAGCTCCGTCAGACAGATCATCAGCAAGCTGCCTTTGTTCAGCAGCGGACACATCCAGCAGCTCATGAAGGAGCCTGTGCTCCAGGACAAACGCAGCGAACATGTCAAGTTCTGTAAGTTTGCTGCTGAGCTGATAGAAAGGATCTCTGGGAAACCACTGCTCATCGGTACGGACGTTTCTTTGGCATGGCTGCAGAGGGCCAGTGTGGTCGCTCAGTCCAGGATCTCCTTTCCTGAGAAAGAGCTGCTGTTGCTTATCAGGAACCACCTTGTGGCCAAAGGCCTTCATGACACCGCCACCACACTCACCAAGGAGGCAGATCTCCCAATGgcatgtctgtctcattctgcaCATTCAACTTCTGCTTTCGCTCCTGTCGCCCCTCCCCCACCTGCCTCCCCTGTTGCTACTCTACCCCGCACCCCACGGCTCGCCAATGGTGTTGGGTCAAGACTCGGAAGCCACCcctctcatccatccacccccggATCCACTAATCCACAAACACGTCCTTCTACATCACAACCCGCTGTCTGTCCTTCTACTGCTTTCCCCTCAACGTCTGTCCCACCCTGTAACAACGGCTCTCCACTGATTGGACGAATCATTTTCTCTCGTGAACGGCAAACCGGGTGTGGTACGGTGAGCTGCAAGAAACCTCGGGTGCTTAGGCAGAAATCTGACCACGGCGCCTTCAGCCAGAGTCCAGCCATGAAGAAACAGTTTGACAGGCACCTGCCCTCCCCCCCTGCGTTAGACAGCATCATCACAGAGTACCTGAGGGAGCAGCATGCACGCTGTAAAAACCCTGTGGCAACATGCccgcctttctctctcttcaccccccaccaatgccccgAGCCCAAACAGAGACGCCAAGCACCCATCAACTTTACATCCCGACACACACGGCGGGTTATATATCCTAAATATGGAGGAGTGGATGGAGGCTGCTTTGACAGACATCTCATCTTCAGCAG GTTCCGTCCCATCTCCGTGTTCAGGGAGGCAGATGAAGACGAGAGTGGATTCATGTGTTGTGCCTTCTCAGCTCGCGAGCGGTTCCTGATGCTCGGGACGTGCACAGGGCAGCTCAAACTCTACAATGTGTTTACAGGCCAGGAGGAAGCCAGCTACAGCTGTCACAGTTCAGCCATCACTCACCTGGAACCCTCACGG gaTGGCTCTCTGCTCTTGACGTCAGCCTCTTGGAGTTACCCTCTGTCTGCACTGTGGGGCATGAAATCAGTCTTCATCATGAA GCATTCTTTTCTGGGCGATCATTATGTGGAGTTCAGTAAGCTTTCACAAGATCGTGTCATTGGGACCAAGGAACATGTAGCACGG ATTTACGACATCCAGACAGGCCAGGTAACTCTGACTCTAAACAACCCAGACCTGGCTAACAACTACAAGAGGAACTGTGCCACCTTCAACCCAACAGATGACCTGGTGCTGAATGACGGCGTGCTATGGGATGTGCGCACAGCTCAGGCCATCCACAAGTTCGACAAGTTCAACATGAATATCAGCGGAGTGTTTCATCCCAACGGCCTGGAGGTCATCGTAAACACGGAGATT TGGGATCTCCGGACGTTCCACCTCCTCCACACAGTTCCCGCTCTGGACCAGTGCAGAATAGTCTTCAACAACAACGGCACCGTCATCTATGGAG CAATGTTGCAGGCTGACGATGAAGATGACATGATGGAAATGCAGATGAAGAGTCCCTTTGGGTCATCGTTCAGGACCTTTAATGCCACAGACTACAAACCAATCG CCACTATTGATGTCAAGAGGAATATATTTGACCTTTGCACTGATACCAAAGACTGCTACCTTGCTGTGATTGAG AACCAAGACTCTGTGAACACTGACACAGTGTGCAGGCTGTACGAAGTTGGCCGGCAGAGActtgcagaggaagaggaagaggacgaggaggacCAG GAGGATGACGATCAGGAGGAAGACGACGACGATGATGAAGATTCAGATGATGATGTCGATACGGATCCCCTCATTGCAGAGCTAGAGAATGAGAATGGCGGAGAGGATGAGGACGAcgaagaggaggatgatggcAACGATGAATTCTCTCCCTCTGATGAGGAGGTGGCACGCCTCCTCGAAGATGATGTCGACGTTGGGGACGACGATGATGAGGATGACAATGATGAGGATGACTCTGACAATGACGACGTTGATCTGGATGGTGACAATG ACAGCTCCGACAACTCTGACCTTGAGGATGACATCATCTTATCCCTGAATGAGTGA